The following coding sequences lie in one Gouania willdenowi chromosome 5, fGouWil2.1, whole genome shotgun sequence genomic window:
- the traip gene encoding E3 ubiquitin-protein ligase TRAIP isoform X2 — MPIRANCTICSDYFDHSRDVAAIHCGHTFHYECLLQWFQTAPTKTCPQCRKQVSTRHIINKLFFDVGTEAESTADPDSLQNELDRIKVVLSKGDREWRDRQKMVDSLKEMVAKQKKDLDSMRKEVMEKDMLCSTLKMKYLETKNSEVQAAMDEVRRLRTKMKTYESLDVVLQGQRSEVESMIADMGVSQAAVEQLSIYCISLKKEYDSLKGSLRSSNDMCEKLKREVLSTNNKMQKATLEVKQTKENMQSLQKDLTSADHEISSLKKKVEFLQKTLSTPTRTNEVLNRLVFESPAPVELKQPHLHRPKDSDDIDLNVTFDVTTPDDVSKRPSQTLWKKMRLDTTETSASKLGEKSSTFKKARDEEATLDPFVRNSLLFRKKTFGGMLDPQRKAGTTVQSGYDGLGGRTKFFQPSPLAEIRPLIRGKRKKVVRPPPPKVATALTLDSFLE, encoded by the exons ATGCCGATCCGAGCCAACTGCACTATCTGCTCAGACTACTTCGATCACTCCAGAGATGTGGCTGCTATCCACTGTGGACACACTTTCCATTATGAATG TCTTCTTCAGTGGTTTCAGACAGCTCCAACAAAAACATGTCCACAGTGCAGGAAACAG GTCAGCACCAGGCACATCATCAACAAACTGTTCTTTGACGTTGGTACGGAGGCGGAGTCGACAGCGGACCCCGATAGTCTGCAG aATGAACTCGATCGGATAAAGGTCGTTTTAAGTAAAGGAG ACAGAGAGTGGCGGGACAGGCAGAAGATGGTGGACAGCCTAAAGGAAATGGTAGCAAAGCAGAAAAAAGACCTGGACAGCATGCGGAAGGAGGTGATGGAAAAGGACATGTTGTGTTCTACGCTCAAA ATGAAATATCTGGAGACCAAAAACAGCGAGGTTCAGGCTGCCATGGACGAGGTTCGGAGACTCAGGACCAAAATGAAAACCTATGAAAG CTTGGACGTGGTGCTACAGGGCCAGAGATCAGAGGTGGAGTCAATGATCGCTGACATGGGCGTCAGTCAGGCAGCGGTGGAGCAGCTCTCCATCTACTGCATCTCACTCAAAAA aGAGTACGACAGTCTGAAAGGAAGCCTGAGGTCTTCAAACGACATGTGTGAGAAGCTGAAGAGAGAAGTTCTGTCGACAAATAACAAG ATGCAGAAAGCAACTCTGGAGGTGAAACAGaccaaggagaacatgcaatccCTGCAGAAGGATCTGACCAGCGCTGACCATGAAATCTCT AGTCTAAAGAAGAAGGTGGAGTTCCTCCAGAAGACTCTGAGCACTCCGACACGGACCAACGAGGTCCTGAACCGTCTGGTCTTTGAAAG ccccgcccccgtGGAGCTGAAGCAGCCTCACCTGCACCGACCCAAAGACAGCGACGACATCGACCTCAACGTCACCTTTGACGTCACGACTCCAGACGACGTTTCCAAGAGGCCGTCACAGACGCTGTGGAAGAAGATGCGTCTGGATACGACCGA GACGTCTGCGTCTAAACTGGGAGAGAAATCCTCAACTTTCAAAAAG GCTCGAGATGAAGAAGCGACTCTGGATCCTTTCGTGAGGAACTCACTCCTGTTCAGAAAGAAGACTTTTGGTGGAATGTTGGACCCTCAGAGGAAAGCAGGAACGACT GTCCAAAGTGGTTACGATGGATTAGGAGGACGAACTAAATTCTTCCAGCct tCTCCGTTAGCAGAGATTCGTCCGCTCATCAGAGGTAAAAGGAAAAAGGTGGTCAGGCCCCCGCCCCCCAAGGTCGCCACAGCTCTGACTCTGGACTCCTTCCTAGAATAA
- the traip gene encoding E3 ubiquitin-protein ligase TRAIP isoform X1, with protein MPIRANCTICSDYFDHSRDVAAIHCGHTFHYECLLQWFQTAPTKTCPQCRKQVSTRHIINKLFFDVGTEAESTADPDSLQNELDRIKVVLSKGDREWRDRQKMVDSLKEMVAKQKKDLDSMRKEVMEKDMLCSTLKKQMKYLETKNSEVQAAMDEVRRLRTKMKTYESLDVVLQGQRSEVESMIADMGVSQAAVEQLSIYCISLKKEYDSLKGSLRSSNDMCEKLKREVLSTNNKMQKATLEVKQTKENMQSLQKDLTSADHEISSLKKKVEFLQKTLSTPTRTNEVLNRLVFESPAPVELKQPHLHRPKDSDDIDLNVTFDVTTPDDVSKRPSQTLWKKMRLDTTETSASKLGEKSSTFKKARDEEATLDPFVRNSLLFRKKTFGGMLDPQRKAGTTVQSGYDGLGGRTKFFQPSPLAEIRPLIRGKRKKVVRPPPPKVATALTLDSFLE; from the exons ATGCCGATCCGAGCCAACTGCACTATCTGCTCAGACTACTTCGATCACTCCAGAGATGTGGCTGCTATCCACTGTGGACACACTTTCCATTATGAATG TCTTCTTCAGTGGTTTCAGACAGCTCCAACAAAAACATGTCCACAGTGCAGGAAACAG GTCAGCACCAGGCACATCATCAACAAACTGTTCTTTGACGTTGGTACGGAGGCGGAGTCGACAGCGGACCCCGATAGTCTGCAG aATGAACTCGATCGGATAAAGGTCGTTTTAAGTAAAGGAG ACAGAGAGTGGCGGGACAGGCAGAAGATGGTGGACAGCCTAAAGGAAATGGTAGCAAAGCAGAAAAAAGACCTGGACAGCATGCGGAAGGAGGTGATGGAAAAGGACATGTTGTGTTCTACGCTCAAA AAACAGATGAAATATCTGGAGACCAAAAACAGCGAGGTTCAGGCTGCCATGGACGAGGTTCGGAGACTCAGGACCAAAATGAAAACCTATGAAAG CTTGGACGTGGTGCTACAGGGCCAGAGATCAGAGGTGGAGTCAATGATCGCTGACATGGGCGTCAGTCAGGCAGCGGTGGAGCAGCTCTCCATCTACTGCATCTCACTCAAAAA aGAGTACGACAGTCTGAAAGGAAGCCTGAGGTCTTCAAACGACATGTGTGAGAAGCTGAAGAGAGAAGTTCTGTCGACAAATAACAAG ATGCAGAAAGCAACTCTGGAGGTGAAACAGaccaaggagaacatgcaatccCTGCAGAAGGATCTGACCAGCGCTGACCATGAAATCTCT AGTCTAAAGAAGAAGGTGGAGTTCCTCCAGAAGACTCTGAGCACTCCGACACGGACCAACGAGGTCCTGAACCGTCTGGTCTTTGAAAG ccccgcccccgtGGAGCTGAAGCAGCCTCACCTGCACCGACCCAAAGACAGCGACGACATCGACCTCAACGTCACCTTTGACGTCACGACTCCAGACGACGTTTCCAAGAGGCCGTCACAGACGCTGTGGAAGAAGATGCGTCTGGATACGACCGA GACGTCTGCGTCTAAACTGGGAGAGAAATCCTCAACTTTCAAAAAG GCTCGAGATGAAGAAGCGACTCTGGATCCTTTCGTGAGGAACTCACTCCTGTTCAGAAAGAAGACTTTTGGTGGAATGTTGGACCCTCAGAGGAAAGCAGGAACGACT GTCCAAAGTGGTTACGATGGATTAGGAGGACGAACTAAATTCTTCCAGCct tCTCCGTTAGCAGAGATTCGTCCGCTCATCAGAGGTAAAAGGAAAAAGGTGGTCAGGCCCCCGCCCCCCAAGGTCGCCACAGCTCTGACTCTGGACTCCTTCCTAGAATAA
- the mon1a gene encoding vacuolar fusion protein MON1 homolog A isoform X1, with protein sequence MMDGGAHTHRATAAWDSSSLPVPVDHLRSMRAESPTPGLVEGTEPGAGQRSTMFIHAQSFEDLTAEAEEEALRAADTAGEECAAEELKALIEEKNIQEQHKNHLSTEARTREEDVSSDAWRSHKKHVFVLSEAGKPIYTRYGTEEALSSTMGVMMALVSFVEAEKNIIRSIHTDGCKVVFLTRSPLVLVGMSQCCRSDKELLRELNYIYYQIVSLLTLTQLNHIFQHKQNYDLRRLLAGSEYLTDSLLQRLDRDPGLLLSAVTCLPLSSNARDVVSSSLQAAKSKSLVFSILLAGNQLVALVRKKDQFLHHIDLHLVFNLVCSSSSFREGEGWTPICLPKFNTAGFFHAHISYLEPASELCLILVSTDREDFFNMSDCKRRFLERLSVRSAYQALKEALKCPSYSVDQVGIPELRHFLYKSKSSRLYTSPEFPEVYQSYEEQERLMVLYQDLHSCVTHPTRPLHSFYRCGETENLLARVTSGFELYLCFTPLSTKAMAVSAVTKLLKWIRKEEDRLFILSPLTY encoded by the exons A TGATGGACGGAGGAGCCCACACCCATAGGGCCACTGCTGCGTGGGACAGCAGCTCTTTACCGGTTCCTGTGGATCATCTGCGATCAATGAGAGCAGAGAGTCCCACACCAGGACTGGTGGAGGGAACAGAACCAG GAGCTGGTCAGAGAAGCACCATGTTCATCCACGCTCAGTCCTTTGAGGATCTGACGGCTGAGGCTGAGGAGGAAGCCCTGAGAGCAGCAGACACAGCGGGGGAGGAGTGTGCAGCAGAGGAGCTGAAGGCACTGATCGAGGAGAAGAACATCCAGGAGCAACACAAGAACCATCTGTCCACTGAAGCCAGGACCAGGGAGGAGGACGTGTCCAGCGACGCCTGGAGGAGCCACAAAAAGCACGTGTTCGTTCTGAGCGAGGCGGGAAAACCAATCTACACCCGCTACGGCACCGAGGAGGCTCTGTCCAGCACCATGGGGGTGATGATGGCGCTCGTGTCCTTCGTTGAGGCCGAAAAGAACATCATCCGTTCTATTCACACAG atggCTGTAAGGTGGTCTTCCTCACTAGGAGTCCTCTGGTGCTGGTGGGCATGTCCCAGTGCTGTCGTTCAGACAAAGAGCTTCTGAGGGAGCTGAACTACATCTACTACCAGATCGTCAGCCTGCTCACGCTCACCCAGCTCAACCACATCTTCCAGCACAAGCAGAACTACGACCTGCGCCGCCTGCTGGCCGGCTCCGAGTACCTCACCGACAGTCTGCTGCAGCGCTTGGACCGGGACCCGGGTCTGCTGCTGAGCGCCGTCACTTGCCTGCCTCTGTCCAGCAACGCCAGGGACGTGGTCTCCTCCAGCCTGCAGGCAGCCAAGTCCAAGAGCCTGGTGTTCTCCATCCTGCTGGCTGGAAACCAACTGGTCGCCCTGGTTAGGAAGAAGGACCAGTTCCTGCACCACATAGACCTACACCTGGTTTTCAACCTGGTCTGCTCCTCCTCGTCGTTCCGTGAGGGCGAGGGCTGGACGCCCATCTGTCTGCCAAAGTTCAACACTGCAGGGTTCTTCCACGCTCACATCTCCTACCTGGAGCCTGCCTCGGAGCTCTGCCTCATCCTGGTCTCGACGGACCGGGAGGACTTCTTTAACATGTCTGACTGCAAACGACGGTTCCTAGAGAGGCTGAGTGTGCGTAGTGCCTACCAAGCTCTAAAGGAGGCTCTGAAGTGTCCCAGCTACTCTGTAGACCAGGTCGGCATCCCAGAGCTACGACATTTCCTCTACAAATCAAAGAGTTCACGTCTGTACACCAG CCCAGAGTTTCCTGAAGTGTACCAGTCCTACGAGGAGCAGGAAAGGTTGATGGTTTTGTACCAGGATCTTCACAGCTGTGTGACTCATCCAACCAGACCGCTGCACTCCTTCTACCGCTGTGGGGAAACCGAAAACCTGCTGGCACGG GTAACCAGTGGCTTTGAGCTCTACTTGTGCTTCACGCCCCTTTCAACCAAAGCCATGGCGGTATCTGCCGTCACTAAACTACTGAAGTGGATCAGGAAGGAGGAAGATCGCCTCTTCATCCTCAGTCCTCTGACTTACTGA
- the mon1a gene encoding vacuolar fusion protein MON1 homolog A isoform X2 produces the protein MDGGAHTHRATAAWDSSSLPVPVDHLRSMRAESPTPGLVEGTEPGAGQRSTMFIHAQSFEDLTAEAEEEALRAADTAGEECAAEELKALIEEKNIQEQHKNHLSTEARTREEDVSSDAWRSHKKHVFVLSEAGKPIYTRYGTEEALSSTMGVMMALVSFVEAEKNIIRSIHTDGCKVVFLTRSPLVLVGMSQCCRSDKELLRELNYIYYQIVSLLTLTQLNHIFQHKQNYDLRRLLAGSEYLTDSLLQRLDRDPGLLLSAVTCLPLSSNARDVVSSSLQAAKSKSLVFSILLAGNQLVALVRKKDQFLHHIDLHLVFNLVCSSSSFREGEGWTPICLPKFNTAGFFHAHISYLEPASELCLILVSTDREDFFNMSDCKRRFLERLSVRSAYQALKEALKCPSYSVDQVGIPELRHFLYKSKSSRLYTSPEFPEVYQSYEEQERLMVLYQDLHSCVTHPTRPLHSFYRCGETENLLARVTSGFELYLCFTPLSTKAMAVSAVTKLLKWIRKEEDRLFILSPLTY, from the exons ATGGACGGAGGAGCCCACACCCATAGGGCCACTGCTGCGTGGGACAGCAGCTCTTTACCGGTTCCTGTGGATCATCTGCGATCAATGAGAGCAGAGAGTCCCACACCAGGACTGGTGGAGGGAACAGAACCAG GAGCTGGTCAGAGAAGCACCATGTTCATCCACGCTCAGTCCTTTGAGGATCTGACGGCTGAGGCTGAGGAGGAAGCCCTGAGAGCAGCAGACACAGCGGGGGAGGAGTGTGCAGCAGAGGAGCTGAAGGCACTGATCGAGGAGAAGAACATCCAGGAGCAACACAAGAACCATCTGTCCACTGAAGCCAGGACCAGGGAGGAGGACGTGTCCAGCGACGCCTGGAGGAGCCACAAAAAGCACGTGTTCGTTCTGAGCGAGGCGGGAAAACCAATCTACACCCGCTACGGCACCGAGGAGGCTCTGTCCAGCACCATGGGGGTGATGATGGCGCTCGTGTCCTTCGTTGAGGCCGAAAAGAACATCATCCGTTCTATTCACACAG atggCTGTAAGGTGGTCTTCCTCACTAGGAGTCCTCTGGTGCTGGTGGGCATGTCCCAGTGCTGTCGTTCAGACAAAGAGCTTCTGAGGGAGCTGAACTACATCTACTACCAGATCGTCAGCCTGCTCACGCTCACCCAGCTCAACCACATCTTCCAGCACAAGCAGAACTACGACCTGCGCCGCCTGCTGGCCGGCTCCGAGTACCTCACCGACAGTCTGCTGCAGCGCTTGGACCGGGACCCGGGTCTGCTGCTGAGCGCCGTCACTTGCCTGCCTCTGTCCAGCAACGCCAGGGACGTGGTCTCCTCCAGCCTGCAGGCAGCCAAGTCCAAGAGCCTGGTGTTCTCCATCCTGCTGGCTGGAAACCAACTGGTCGCCCTGGTTAGGAAGAAGGACCAGTTCCTGCACCACATAGACCTACACCTGGTTTTCAACCTGGTCTGCTCCTCCTCGTCGTTCCGTGAGGGCGAGGGCTGGACGCCCATCTGTCTGCCAAAGTTCAACACTGCAGGGTTCTTCCACGCTCACATCTCCTACCTGGAGCCTGCCTCGGAGCTCTGCCTCATCCTGGTCTCGACGGACCGGGAGGACTTCTTTAACATGTCTGACTGCAAACGACGGTTCCTAGAGAGGCTGAGTGTGCGTAGTGCCTACCAAGCTCTAAAGGAGGCTCTGAAGTGTCCCAGCTACTCTGTAGACCAGGTCGGCATCCCAGAGCTACGACATTTCCTCTACAAATCAAAGAGTTCACGTCTGTACACCAG CCCAGAGTTTCCTGAAGTGTACCAGTCCTACGAGGAGCAGGAAAGGTTGATGGTTTTGTACCAGGATCTTCACAGCTGTGTGACTCATCCAACCAGACCGCTGCACTCCTTCTACCGCTGTGGGGAAACCGAAAACCTGCTGGCACGG GTAACCAGTGGCTTTGAGCTCTACTTGTGCTTCACGCCCCTTTCAACCAAAGCCATGGCGGTATCTGCCGTCACTAAACTACTGAAGTGGATCAGGAAGGAGGAAGATCGCCTCTTCATCCTCAGTCCTCTGACTTACTGA